One stretch of Thermococcus sp. 21S9 DNA includes these proteins:
- a CDS encoding ribose-phosphate diphosphokinase translates to MFVIGSGGKHLEGELRELGGEIIEVELRKFPDGEKYVRVLGSGNEATVVSSTFAPQDEKIVELLLIGDALRERGFKKLRAVVPYFAYSRQDRVTKEGEPVSVRAIMKALGIYYDELYIFDLHNPETLKYFPGKGVNVSPARVIADYFREKLGDGIVLAPDKGAHERARAVAQELGLEYSHFEKKRVSPTEVEMRPVDIDVRGKNVLIVDDIISTGGTMVKASEILRKLGAGKIFVGVTHGVFAEGAIERVSKAVDELAVTNTIPTPVSKISIVPEILRL, encoded by the coding sequence ATGTTCGTTATCGGGAGCGGTGGGAAGCACCTTGAGGGGGAGCTCAGGGAACTCGGGGGAGAAATCATCGAGGTCGAGCTGAGGAAGTTCCCCGATGGGGAGAAGTACGTTCGGGTTCTCGGTTCCGGCAACGAGGCAACGGTCGTCAGCTCTACCTTCGCACCTCAGGACGAGAAAATCGTTGAGTTGCTTCTCATCGGGGACGCGCTCAGGGAGAGGGGCTTCAAGAAACTCCGCGCTGTAGTTCCCTACTTCGCCTACAGCAGGCAGGACAGGGTCACGAAGGAGGGTGAGCCGGTAAGCGTGAGAGCGATAATGAAAGCCCTTGGCATCTACTACGATGAACTCTACATCTTCGACCTCCACAACCCCGAGACGCTGAAGTACTTCCCGGGTAAAGGCGTCAATGTCTCCCCTGCGAGGGTCATAGCGGACTACTTCCGCGAGAAGCTCGGCGACGGTATAGTTCTCGCCCCCGATAAAGGCGCCCATGAGAGAGCTAGGGCAGTCGCCCAAGAGCTTGGTCTTGAATACAGCCACTTCGAGAAGAAGCGGGTTTCCCCAACTGAGGTTGAGATGAGGCCGGTTGATATAGATGTCAGGGGCAAGAACGTTCTGATAGTTGATGACATCATAAGCACCGGGGGGACCATGGTCAAGGCGTCCGAGATTCTGAGGAAGCTCGGTGCGGGGAAAATATTCGTTGGGGTCACCCACGGCGTCTTTGCGGAGGGTGCCATCGAGAGGGTTAGTAAGGCTGTTGATGAGCTCGCCGTCACGAACACGATACCCACTCCCGTCTCGAAGATAAGCATTGTGCCGGAAATACTCCGCCTTTGA
- a CDS encoding DUF1614 domain-containing protein, with protein sequence MNKVRRFLFPPLNWPFLILIAVAFVLVFVFFSGAVLMAFDRLGLPPGVAVTLFVFALVGSFINIPIAEEVTYEPVIRVREVGFFGILYPMPYFDWEERKTVIAVNVGGALVPLSIVLYELFRLVHLGEYGLLLNTLLAVFIASLLSNAVARPVRGLGIAMPTLFPPLIAVLLGWLLGDGNPTLVAYVSGTLGVLIGADLMNWEKIKRLGAPMVSIGGAGTFDGIFLAGVIAVLLV encoded by the coding sequence ATGAATAAGGTCCGGCGTTTCCTGTTTCCTCCCCTCAACTGGCCGTTTCTGATTCTCATAGCGGTTGCCTTCGTCCTCGTCTTCGTTTTCTTCTCCGGTGCGGTTCTCATGGCCTTCGACAGGCTCGGCCTTCCTCCTGGTGTGGCCGTTACACTCTTCGTCTTCGCGCTCGTCGGGAGCTTCATAAACATACCCATAGCGGAGGAGGTAACCTACGAGCCCGTGATTAGGGTTAGGGAAGTCGGCTTCTTCGGGATTCTCTACCCGATGCCCTACTTCGACTGGGAGGAGCGGAAGACTGTCATAGCGGTCAACGTCGGCGGTGCCCTGGTCCCTCTGAGCATAGTTCTCTACGAGCTCTTCCGCCTCGTCCACCTCGGTGAGTACGGCCTCCTTCTCAACACCCTCCTCGCGGTTTTCATCGCCTCGCTCCTCAGCAACGCCGTTGCGAGACCGGTTCGTGGTCTTGGAATCGCGATGCCGACACTCTTTCCCCCGCTCATAGCGGTTCTCCTTGGCTGGCTCCTCGGGGACGGGAACCCGACGCTGGTTGCCTACGTCAGCGGAACGCTTGGGGTTCTCATAGGGGCCGACCTCATGAACTGGGAGAAAATCAAGCGCCTCGGGGCGCCGATGGTCAGCATAGGTGGCGCCGGAACCTTCGATGGAATCTTCCTCGCGGGGGTTATTGCCGTTCTCTTGGTATGA
- a CDS encoding ASCH domain-containing protein has protein sequence MAMEKKKGLIVREPYASLIVEGKKVWEIRKTRTKIRGEILIISNGKAIGKAELVDVLGPFTPEELAEHEDKHRASVSFLREYSNGKPLYAWVLRNAEKFDRPKEVEMAKGVQIWANVVVKDE, from the coding sequence ATGGCGATGGAGAAGAAAAAGGGCCTCATCGTGAGGGAACCCTACGCGAGCCTAATCGTCGAGGGCAAGAAGGTGTGGGAGATTCGGAAGACGAGAACGAAAATCAGAGGGGAGATTCTGATAATCAGCAACGGGAAGGCCATCGGGAAGGCGGAGCTCGTCGACGTTCTCGGGCCGTTCACGCCGGAGGAGTTAGCCGAGCACGAGGACAAGCACCGCGCGAGCGTTTCTTTCCTGCGCGAGTACTCCAACGGGAAGCCACTCTACGCGTGGGTGCTCAGGAACGCCGAGAAGTTCGACCGCCCCAAGGAGGTGGAGATGGCCAAAGGGGTCCAGATATGGGCCAACGTGGTGGTTAAAGATGAATAA
- a CDS encoding MBL fold metallo-hydrolase, producing the protein MKVIWYGHACFWIETNGVKILIDPYPEVDDDRIGEVDYILITHEHTDHYGKVELLSRLRDATVIGPKQVYLMAVADGVTKVREIEAGQTIELENGVKVTAIYVEHPSSQYPLGYLIEGDKRLLHPGDTYAGPVFQRLRGKVDILLVPISGRSTANAREATQIVEDVRPRVVIPMHYGVYNDADPSKLAEELRKRRIWTLVKEPQLYEEMSF; encoded by the coding sequence ATGAAGGTCATCTGGTACGGTCACGCATGCTTCTGGATTGAGACGAACGGGGTGAAGATACTGATAGACCCCTACCCGGAGGTTGACGACGACCGAATTGGCGAGGTTGACTACATCCTGATAACCCACGAGCACACGGACCACTACGGAAAGGTCGAGCTCCTCTCGAGGCTCCGCGACGCCACGGTAATAGGCCCCAAGCAGGTCTACCTGATGGCGGTGGCAGATGGCGTTACGAAGGTCAGGGAAATCGAGGCGGGACAGACGATAGAACTCGAAAACGGCGTGAAGGTTACGGCCATCTACGTCGAGCACCCGTCGAGCCAGTACCCGCTCGGCTACCTGATAGAGGGCGACAAGAGGCTCCTCCATCCCGGAGACACCTACGCCGGTCCAGTGTTCCAGAGGCTTCGCGGTAAGGTGGACATCCTGCTCGTCCCGATAAGCGGTCGCTCAACCGCGAACGCGAGGGAAGCAACTCAGATAGTCGAGGACGTGAGACCGAGGGTTGTAATCCCGATGCACTACGGCGTTTACAACGACGCCGACCCGTCGAAGCTGGCCGAGGAGCTCAGGAAGAGACGTATCTGGACGCTCGTCAAAGAACCCCAGCTCTACGAGGAGATGTCCTTCTGA
- the radB gene encoding DNA repair and recombination protein RadB: MLSTGSRKLDELLGGGFAPGVLTQIYGPYATGKTTLAVQTGILSGKKVAYVDTEGGFSPERLKQMAEARNLDPEEALSRFILFTPADFKEQRRIIGSLKKVVDDSFSLVVVDSITAHYRAEENRMGLLTDLSRQLQVLLWIARKQNIPVLVINQVHYDSRLERTRPVAEQTLGYRCKDILRLDKLPKPGLRLAILERHRFRPEGTMVYFRITEKGIEDVGE, translated from the coding sequence ATGCTCTCAACAGGCTCGCGGAAGCTCGACGAACTGCTCGGGGGAGGCTTCGCCCCGGGCGTGCTCACCCAGATTTACGGCCCCTACGCGACCGGGAAGACGACATTAGCGGTCCAAACCGGAATTCTGAGCGGTAAGAAGGTCGCCTACGTGGACACGGAGGGGGGTTTTTCTCCCGAACGACTGAAGCAGATGGCAGAGGCGAGGAACCTCGACCCAGAGGAAGCTTTGTCGCGCTTCATCCTCTTCACTCCCGCTGATTTCAAGGAGCAGAGGAGGATTATAGGCTCGCTCAAGAAGGTCGTTGATGACTCGTTCTCGCTCGTAGTGGTGGATTCCATAACCGCCCATTACAGGGCCGAGGAGAACAGGATGGGCCTCCTAACTGACCTTAGCAGACAACTGCAGGTCCTCCTCTGGATTGCAAGGAAGCAGAACATTCCGGTTCTTGTCATCAACCAGGTGCACTACGACAGCAGGCTCGAAAGGACGAGGCCGGTGGCGGAACAAACCCTCGGCTACCGCTGTAAGGACATACTCCGGCTCGACAAGCTTCCGAAGCCGGGCTTAAGGCTGGCCATTCTCGAAAGGCACCGCTTCCGCCCCGAGGGGACGATGGTCTACTTTAGGATTACAGAGAAGGGAATAGAGGACGTGGGCGAGTGA